The Methanobrevibacter wolinii SH genomic interval ATAATGCCTATTGTTTCAATCGATGGTGTAAAAGATGCATTGAAAGATAAATATGTTGTTGCAGTATCTCCTATGGTTGGTGATGGTGCAGTAAGTGGTCCTGCAGGTAAATTTATGAATGCCTTAGGTTATGAAGCATCTTGTATTGGGGTTGCAAAATTATATTCTGATTTTGTAGATAAATTAATTATTGATTATCAAGATAAAAATTTAGAAGATGAGGTTAAAAAAATCATTGGGGATGTTGGAACCTGTGATACTATGATGAATTCATTAAATATTAAGAAAAATCTTGCAGAAAAAGTTTTAGATTCATATAAAATTTAATCTTTATTTATTGATATTTTTTTTAATTAGAACTTTAATTTTTCTTTCTTATTTTTTTAAGTTTTATATAAACTTTAGGTTTTAAAGTAAAACTAAAATAATTAAATACTATTAATATAATATAATTTATTATTGGTGAATAATATGATTCAAATGACATTAATACAAATTGATAATTATGGTCCATGGACTGTTACTCCAAGACCTCGTAATGAGTCTGACCTTCAAATTTTACAAGCTGAATTGTTTGCAGATGTTCAAAGACAGTTTGCAATGAAAAAAGGTTTAGTCTTCTTCACACGTTTTGATAATATGTTAGCTATTACAAATGGTTTAAATGAAGAAGATCATTTAAGAATACAAAGATCTATAAGAAATAGATATCCTATTACTATAAGTATGGGAGTAGGTGCAGCAAGAACACCACACGAAGCTCAATTAAAAGCAACTCTTGCATTACAACATGAAGGTGGTGCTCAATCATCAAATAGAAAAGAAATTTTAGCTATTGATTCTATGGCTGATTCTGATGATTCTTATGTTCAAGTTGCTCATGTTGATATTAATAGTGTTACAGAAACATTAACAGATAAAGAATCTGCTTTTGATACAAATTTTATGGTAAATAAGGCACAACATTATTTAATGACTAAACTTATTAAGAAAGGAGCATTATTGTTTTTTATAGGTGGAGATAATTTTATGGCTCCATGTAATGGTTTATCTGAAGATGAAATTAAAGAAATTTTAATTCAAATTAAAGATGAAATTGGCATTGGTCTTAAAGCGGGTATTGGTAGAGGAAGAAATGCTGAAGATGCTGCATATATGGCTGATTTAGGTCTAAGAAAAATCCGTAGAGGACATAATATAGAATGGACTGAAGTTTTTGAAAAAGGTTGTTGATTTATAAATTTCTAATCATATTATTCTATTTTAATTTTTTATGATTTTTAATTTTTTTACTGTTTTTTAAGGAGTGTTGTATTTATTAAAGTTTTAGCACCTATGGCTGGTATTTGTAATGGTGATTTTGCATTAAAATTAATCCCTTATGGTTTTGATACTGTTACATTAGGTGGATTTAATATTGATAAATTATCTATTGATGCAGGCTCTAAGATTATTAAACGAGGAAGAAAAGAGTTTGATATACCTTATTCTAAAATTATAAATTTTATTGATAATGAAGCATCTAAAGTTAAAAATAATTCTGATGCTAAAGTTTCTGTTAATTTACGAAGTGTTAATCCAGATAAAATCATTGAGGTTAGTAAACTTGATTCTGTTGATATAGTTGAAATTAATTGTCATTGTAGACAAAAAGAATTACAATTAATTTCTTGTGGTCAAGCAATGCTTAAACGTCCTGATTTAAAAGAGTATATTAATGAAGTTGTAAATAAGTCTCATTCTGAAGTTTCTGTTAAAATAAGAGGAAATGTTAATGGAGTTGATACATTAAATATTTCAAGACTTATTGATGATTCTGGTGCAGATTATTTACATGTTGATGCAATGAAACCTGGTGTTTCTGATGCAGATTATGATTTAATTACTGATATATCTGAAAATACTGATATTTTTATAATTGGAAATAATTCTATTGATTCTTTAGATAAAGCAAGAAAAATGTTAAATTCAGGTGCAAATGGTTTTTCAATAGCTCGTGCTGCAATAAGTGGAAAATTAAATTTTAATTTAAATGATTTGTAGCTATTTATATTATATAATTTAAATATGATTTTGTTTATTTTTTCTATATTATTTAGTGCTTTGTTTTTTAATTAATTTTATTTAATGTTCTAATTTTTTTATTTTACTTTCTTTAATTTTCTAAGCTATTTTTTATTCGTTATTTTAAGAACAATTTTAAATTTCATAGTTTTTTAATAAGTTTTTAAAATTTTATAACGGGGTTATATTAAATTTATTTTTTATAAAAATAATTATATAATATTTATTCTAAAATTAATATAATATAATTTGGATTTTTAAAAAATAATTAGTTTAATTTTAATTTTTAATCTTTATTTTTAATTAAAAATAGTTTTTAAAAATTCATTTTTTAGAAATTTTTATAAATAATGATTTTTAAAATATATTGTAAGTATAATTTTTTTATTTTAACAAAGAAGTATAATTTTATTTATAATTTTAATTTCTTAATAAAGGTGGATTTATGGAATTTATTACATTAAAAAATATTAATAAATCTTTTAATGGAGTTCAGGTCTTAAAAGATATTAATTTAGAACTTGATGAAGGTGAAACATTAGGTATTTTAGGTCGTAGTGGATCTGGAAAATCTGTTTTAATAAATATGATGCGTGGAACTAAAGAATATGCACCAGATAGTGGAGAAATGATTTTCCATGTAGCAATATGTCCTAAATGTTTACATGTAGAAGCTCCTTCTAAAGCAGGGGAGAAATGTCCTGAATGTGGAGAAACTTTAGAGTTAAGAGATATTAATTTATGGAACTGTGATAGATTAGAATTTAATGCAATTAAAAGAAGAATTGCTATTATGCTTCAAAGAAACTTTGCATTATATGATGAAGCTACAGTAATTGAAAATGTACTTAAAGCTATGGGTGATGAAGGAGAATATGAAGAAAGAATTTATAAAGCTTTAGATATTCTTGAAATGGTTCAAATGAGTCATAGGGTTACTCATATTGCTCGTGATTTAAGTGGTGGAGAAAAACAAAGGGTAGTAATTGCAAGGCAAATAGCTAAAAATCCTATGTTATTCTTAGCTGATGAACCTACTGGAACATTAGATCCACAAACTGCAGAAACACTTCATAGAAATCTTCAAAATGCAATTAAAGATAAAGGAATTACTATGGTAATTACTTCTCACTGGCCAGAGGTTATGGAAAAATTAGCAGATAAAGTTATATGGTTAGAAGATGGAGAAATTGCTCATTCTGGAGATCCTGTAAAAGTTGTTGAATCTTTCTTAGATACAGTACCAATTCCTAAAAAAGTTGAATCTCATGAATCTGGTGCACCTGTTGTAAAAATTGAAGATGTTAAAAAACATTATTATTCAATTGAAAGAGGAGTAGTCAAAGCTGTTGATGGTGTTTCTCTTGAAATTAAAGATCAAGAAATTTTTGGAATTGTTGGATTAAGTGGTGCAGGAAAAACAACATTAACTAAAATGATTAAAGGTCTTACTGAACCTAGTTCTGGTAAAGTTTCTATTAAATTAGGTGATGATTGGATTGATATGTCACAACCAGGACCACTTGCAAGAGGTCGTGTAATTCCATATATTGGTTTATTACATCAAGAATTTTCATTATATCCTTATAGGGATGTTCTTGGAAACCTTTCAAATTCAATAAGTTTAGATTTACCTGCAGAATTTGCTAAAATCCAAGCTTTGCATGTTCTTGAAGCAGTAGGTTTCACTTCTCAACAAGTAAGTGAAATCTTAACTAAATATCCTGATGAATTAAGTGAAGGAGAAAAACATAGAGTAGCTATTGCACAAGTACTTATTAAAGAACCAAATATAGTAATGCTTGATGAACCAACAGGTACTATGGATCCAATTACAAGAGTTATTGTTACTGATTCAATACTTAAAGCTCGTGATGAATTAAAACAAACATTCATTATAGTTTCTCACGATATGGACTTCGTCCTTGATGTTTGTGATCGTGCTGGTTTAATGAGAGGAGGAAAACTCCTTGATGTTGGTACTCCTGAAGAAATTGTTAAAAAATTAACTTCATCTGAAAAAGAGGATATGCTTAAAAATCAATAATTATTTATCTATTTTAATTATTTGATTTTTTTATTTTTTTTAAAATTTGATATTTTTTATATTTTCTATTTTTTCAATATATATTCTAATAAAATAATTACTTTTATAAATTATAAGATTTATATTTATGAATGTTATAATACTTAGTTTAAATTAATAATAATCTTATAATGAATTTTTTATTTATTATTATATTATTTTTATAATTGGAGGAAAAAATATGTCTTGGGAGAATATGCCTTCACATATATGTAGGGGAGGAGACCTTAGGGGATTAACTTTTTGTTGTCCACCAGTTAAACCATGTCCACTTTTAAATGCATTACATGAAGCTGGACTTTCACCTCAAGAATATGTTGATATTAAAACTAAATTTGCTAAAGAAACAAGATTAGGGGAAGGTCCTGGAACCTGTTTTGGTTCTTTAGTTTGGTGTTGTAAGCCTACTAAACCATGTCCATTAAGGGATATGTCTATGAGAAACATTAACATGAGTGTTGAAGAGTATACTAATTTGAAAAAACAATTATCTGAAGAATTAGTTGCAAAATCTAAAGTCAAAAATACTGATGATGAAAATGTTACTGCTCTTGTAAATGCATTCCAGATTGAACCTGATGAGGCTAGGAAAGTTTTATCTGATTGTGGGGATGATTTAAGAATGGCTATTAAAATTTTAAGAGTTAAATCATTAAAAGAAGAATCTGATTAATTTTTTTTATTTTTTTTACTATTTTTTATATATTTTTAAATTTTAAGTGTTACTATGTCCTGGTTAAGCCTTTATTTTGATGTTAAAGATAAAAATATTTTTGTTTTAGGTACTGGTGAAGTTGCTACTCGTAGAGCAATTAGATTTTTAGATAAAGGGGCAAATCTTGTTCTTGCTGGTGATAAGTTAAATAATTTGCTTGTTGAAAAAGGAGCTAAACTTATTAAAATATATACTAATTTATATGTATTTGATGAAGATACTCAAATTAAATATATGGAATCAAATAAGAAACTTATTAAAAGAGAAGTTGAAAAAGCAGATTTTATAATTATTGCAACTGGTGATTATGAACTTGCAGATTATACTTCAAAGATTTCACAAGGAAAGCTTTTAAATAGAGCGGATAAAACTGATGATGGAAATATTATAGTTCCTACTAGTTTTTATATTGGTGATGTTGAATTTTCAATATTTACTGGTGGTAAAAGTCCACTTATGGCAAAAAAATTAAGAAAAAAGATTCAATCTATAATTACTGATGATGAAATTTTAGAAATAAGAATTCAAGATTATGCAAGAAAAAAACTTAAAAATACTGTGGAAAATCCTAAAAGAAGAAGAGAAATTCTTTATGAGATTTTAGATGATGTTAATATAAAAGAAGCTATTAAAAATAAAGATTTTGATAAAATTGAAGTTCTTGTTGATAAATTAATTAAAGATAAAACTTAATTTTATGGTTTCAATTATTATTGTTTTTAAAAAGCTAGTCTATTTTTTTATTTTTATTAATTTAATTATTACTTTTTAAATTTTTATCTAAAGTTTATATTGTTTTAAAAATATAATTTAATATACTTTTAAGTATAAATTTATTTTTAATTATATTAAAATGATTTTTGAAAAAATGTTTAAACACTTTAAATCTATTAAAAATTGGGGAAATTATATTGATATTTAATATTCGTGTTGATTATAAAATGGTTGATATAAAAACTATGGAAATAGTTTATAATGATTTAAAAGAATTATTTAATAATATTCGGGAAAAATTTCAGATAAATGAATATGTGGAAATATCTACATGTAATAGACATGAGTTTTATATACATTCTGATGCTTTTGCAATAGAAAATGTTTTTAATGATTTTACTAATGAAAATATTGTTATTGAATCTGGAGAAGATTCTGTATTTCATTTATTTAGAATGAGTTCTTCTTTAGAATCTATGATTGTTGGTGAAGATCAGATTCTTGGTCAAATTAAAGATTCTAAGAAAAAAGCTGAAAAAGAAGGACATTTAGGTAAAGTTTTAGATACTTTATTTACTAAAGCAATTCATGTTGGTCAAGAAGTTAGAAGTAAAACTAATATTAATAAAGGACACATTTCTATGGGTTCTGCTGCAGTAGATCTTGCAGAGGAATATTTAGGAGATTTACAAGATAAATGTGTTTTAGTAATTGGTGCAGGTAAAATGGGGGCTCTTGTTGCTAAAGCATTAGCTGAAAAAAATTTAAAAGCTATATTTGTAGCTAATAGAACTTATTATAAAGCGACTAAATTGGCAGAAGAATTAAATGGTCAAGCAATATTTTTCGATGATTTATATAAGTATCTTCCAATTTCTGATGTTATTATAAGTGCTACAGGATCTCCTCATACAATTATAACAAAAAGTCGTATTGAAGAAGCTACAAATAAAATAAAAAAAGATACTAATAAAGATTATACTAATCATAAAATTGTTATAATTGATATTGCTAATCCTCGTGATGTTTCTGAAGATGTTAAAGAGATTGGTGTTAATTTATTTAATATTGATGACTTAAGAGGGATTGCTGAAAAAACTGCTAATGAAAGGAAAAAAGAAGTTAAAGAAGCAGAAAATATAATCAATTATGAATTTGATTTACTTAAAAATTCATTTAAAATAATGGAAATTGATAATATTCTTGCTAGTTTAAGATCATCTATGGAAAATATACGCCAACGTGAAGCTGAAAAAGCAATTGTTAAGTTGGCTGATGTAGATGGAAGTATAAAAATTATAGATAATTTAACAAATTCAATTGTTAATAAAATTTTCTTTGATATTTCTAAAAATATTAAGAAAGCAGCTTGTAATAATGATGAAGATTTAATAAGGGCTGCAGAAATATTTTTTTTAAATAATAATGAAGATAATTAGTTATTTTTTATTGGCATTTTTTTACTTATTTTTTTATTTTTTTTACTTATGATTTAAAATCCTAATTTTTTCTAATTATTTTAATTAAAAATTACTATGTTTCTATCACTTGGGCTTTTTTACAAATTTAATCTTGTTGAAATTTTTTAAATTTAATTTCTTATTTTTGAATAATTTTATATTTTTTCTTAGGATATTTATTTGTTTTTTATTTTTGTTCGTAAATTTGTGTATATTTATATTATATGAAAATTAAATTATTATATACTAAAAATTATTTTTTTATTAATTGATTTTTGCCTCTATTGAAAATATATTTTATTTAAAAATTTGATTTTATAAAATACATTTTTTTAAATTTAAAATAATTTTTATCCTAAATTTAAAGAATTTCAATAAGGTTAATCTTTTTTAATGAAATTATATTTTTTAGTAAATTATTAAAAATTATGTAAATTTTTAATTTTTGGATATAAGTTAAGTATGACTTTTTATAATTTTATTTATTTTTTAAATAATTTTATTAAAATGAACTATTTGCTTATTGTTGTTTATATGTGATAAATATGAAAAATTCAAAGAAAATATTTATATTTTTTATGATGTCTATTCTGATTTTCATATTTTGTGGAAATGTTTATGCAGCAGAGCTTGCAAATGACTCTTCCTCTTTATCTAATGAGGATTCAATTATTGTAAATTGTGAAACTAGTATCACTAATTATAATGATAATTTAATTAATTCATCAAGTAATTCTAATAATCATTCTAATTACTTATCTAATGAATCTTCAAAAGATTCAAATATTAGTTCTAATTTTGTTGGTTCTGCTCAAGAAAATGAAATTTCAAGTAAAAATTCTAGTGCGAATCCTTCATTAATTTTTATTAATACTAGTAATGGTTCCTATTATCCTTTTGTTAATGAAACTTTGAATTTTGCACTTTTATTTAATAATACTGGTTCTCAAACAGGATTTCAACCTGTTATTCGATTAATATTACCTCTTGGTTGTGATGAAATTTTAAGTGCAGAATATTTAGGTTTTCCTTTAGAGCATATTAAAGTAGGTGTATTTTCAGCTATGAACAATTATACCTTAAAAGATCCTTATTCTCGTTTGGATGTTGTTGGTGCTGAAAATTCAACATTTTATGTATTTAAATTACCTTTTGGTAGTTATACCAATAATCAGCCTGCAATGACAGTGAATTTCACTGCTTTATTAAATGGAACTAATGTATTTGATACATTGAAACTTTATGCTACTGCAGAATTTATTTATGGTAATGATCCATTGGATAATCCTGATGTTGATCCACAAATTGTAGGTAATACTGTTAGTGCTGATGTTAAACCCGTAATTGTTAAATTATATAAAGATTCTTCATTATATGAGGATGAGACTGTTACAGGTCCTAATTTTCCATTTAAGTATTATGTTTCTATTAATGTTGCAAATAATGTTACAATTGAAAACTTGACTATTAAGGATGATATTCCATCTGTATTAATGTTTATTAATAATAGTAAATATCCTATTAGTTTATATTATGGTAATGGAACTTTAATAGATCCTAGTTTGTATACTATTGAGGTAATTCCTAATGGTAATACTACTGGTGGTAAAATTATTGTAAAATTATCTAATTTAACTGGTACTGGATATGGTGATAAAGATTTATTATTGTCTTATTGGGTTTATGCTCCAAAATATGATAATTCTACTGGGGAATTAAAAGAGATTCTCACTAAAGATAAAACTTCTTTATTAGTGACTAATAATGTTAACATAACTTATGTTTATGACAATAATACTTTTAATCAATCTGATTATGATAATGTCATTTTGAAAGTTATGGCTATTCAAAAATATTCAAGTTCCTATGAAGTAAAACCTAATGAAAATGTTACTTATATCATTGATTTCCAACTTTCAGATTATTTTGCATTAAATGATTTTGATGTTTATGATACTGTTGGATATGAATGGGGTAATGCTCAAGTCATTAATCTTAATAGTATTAAATTGATAATAAAAAATCAAACCTATTATTTAAATAGTTCTTATTATGATTTTATCCCAAATGAGAAAACTCATGATATCATTATTATCCATGTTTCAAAATTTTTAAAAGATAATAATCTTAGTGGATGTATTGGTGGTTATTATAATGAAAGTTCTAATGGTAACCCTTTAGAGGGTTCTCTTTCAATGACATTTAGAATTAATGACCATTATTCTAATAATAAAACTTTAGTTGCTCGTGATTATGTTAAAAATATTGTATTTGGAAATGGTACTCTTTTGAATACTAATATAGCTATTAATGATTCAAGTTATAAGGAGATTAAAATTCTTCCTATGCAATTTTCTAAAGGTATCTATGCAGTTGATGGGGTTGTTATAAATAACAATAATACTGTCAATGTTCGTCCAGGTCAAAATGTAACATTTATATTAACTTTGGATGTTCCTTTTGGTAATGTAAATAATTTAACTGTTGTTGATTATTTCCCAATACCTTTCTTTAATTTAGAAAATTTTAATACTACTATGGTTGGTATTGGAACTATTCCTACTGCTAATCATTGGACTTTTACTAATGATACTTATTTCTGTAAGTATTTAAATGGTTCATTTGCTTATCCAATAGTTTCAATTAATGCTGCTGAAAATACTTTTACAGCATGTTCTCCAGGTACTATTTACAATCCTTTATCTTCAAATGATGTAGCAAAAATTTTAATTACAGTCATGGCAACTGATGAACCAATGGGTGATTTACTTAATTTATTAAATTTTGCTCAATTATCTTATGATAATTCTTTAAATGTAATTTATTCGAATGAAGTATTCATTAATTTAATAACTAATGAACCAAATTTAATTATTAATAAAACTGTAGATAATATTACTGTTGAAAATAACACTATTTTATGTTATAATATTACAGTAAAAAACATTGGACATTCTACAGCTTATAATATAACTGTGAAAGATGATTTCATTGATTTATATAAAGATTTAATTAGAAATGGCAATGTTGTTAATATTACTGCATGTTATGGTAATGGTACTAAATTAGACATCAATGCTAATGATTTATTTGGTGATGGTTTTAAATTATCTAAATTAGGTTACACTAATGTATCTAATAATTTTACTATAAGTTACTATGTTAAATTTAATGAAAATCCAAATTTAGGACAAGATATTACTAATACTGCTAATATAACTTCATTTTATGCAAGGGATAATGCTACAAACTTTGTTAATTCTGGTAATCAGTTTGAGTATTCTGCTAATGCATCAGTTAAAGCAAAGGATTTAAATTTTTCTAAAATTTATGTTGGATCTAATATCATTGGTAAAGACGGAGTAACAATTGGAGAAAACTGTACTTTTAATTTAACAATTAATTTTCCTGATTTAATTGCTAAAAATTTAACAATTAATGATACTGTATATGGATTAAAATATTTAGGTTATAATATTGTTAATGAAAATAGTGTGGACTATGATATGACTATTAATGGTAGTAATACTGGTATTAAATCAGATATTGTTATTGATATTCATAAAATAATTCCTACTTCTAGTGATGATAATTTGACTATTCAGTTATATTTCACTCCATTTGATAATGAGTCATCAATTCCTTTAAATAACTTAAATAAAACTATTGTTAACACTGCAGTCTTAACATATCGTGTTAATAATAAAACTGTTAACATATATAAATCTGATAAACTTAATGTTTATCAACCAAAAAATTTGATTAATAAATCATTCAATATTACTGAAGTTGAAGGTGGGGATGCAGTAGAGTGTGTTATCACTGTATTTAATAATGGTACCTCCATATCTTATAATACGACTATTATTGACGATTTAAATGAATTAATAAATAGATTTATTAAAGATAATTCTAGGGATAACATTGAATTTTACTTAAATGGTATTCCAATAACTGAAAACATGACTTGGATTGGAAATATCGCTGTATTTAATCTTGGTAATTTAACTATAGGCCAAAAAGTTAATATAAGTTTTAGATTTAGTATTAAAAAAGATGTAATCATTAATGACACTAAGTATGTCAATTTTGCTAATTTGACTTATTATTCTATGCCCGATAATACCACTAATGAAACTAGGACTTATTCATCTGTTAATGGTGCAAGTTTTTATTCTAATGCAACTATTGCTTTGATTAATCCTACTATTGAAAAAATATTGGTAGATTCATTAATCAATGGTACTCATTATAATGAGTATAATGAAGCAAGTATTGGTGAACATGTTCTATATAATATTAAAGTTCATTTATCTAATGGTACTTATAACTCTATTACAATAGTTGATAACCTTCCTGAAGGATTTGAGTATATTGATGGAAGTGCTATCTTTGCTAATGGTACTCCAATAACTGATTATGGTAATATTTCTGTTAATCATGATGAAAATAATTTAAAAAGATATATAACTTTAAATTTTGATAATTTACTTGCCCAAGATGTTATTCGTAATAATCATGGTAATTTCACAATCAACATAACTGTTTTAGTA includes:
- a CDS encoding isopeptide-forming domain-containing fimbrial protein, whose amino-acid sequence is MKNSKKIFIFFMMSILIFIFCGNVYAAELANDSSSLSNEDSIIVNCETSITNYNDNLINSSSNSNNHSNYLSNESSKDSNISSNFVGSAQENEISSKNSSANPSLIFINTSNGSYYPFVNETLNFALLFNNTGSQTGFQPVIRLILPLGCDEILSAEYLGFPLEHIKVGVFSAMNNYTLKDPYSRLDVVGAENSTFYVFKLPFGSYTNNQPAMTVNFTALLNGTNVFDTLKLYATAEFIYGNDPLDNPDVDPQIVGNTVSADVKPVIVKLYKDSSLYEDETVTGPNFPFKYYVSINVANNVTIENLTIKDDIPSVLMFINNSKYPISLYYGNGTLIDPSLYTIEVIPNGNTTGGKIIVKLSNLTGTGYGDKDLLLSYWVYAPKYDNSTGELKEILTKDKTSLLVTNNVNITYVYDNNTFNQSDYDNVILKVMAIQKYSSSYEVKPNENVTYIIDFQLSDYFALNDFDVYDTVGYEWGNAQVINLNSIKLIIKNQTYYLNSSYYDFIPNEKTHDIIIIHVSKFLKDNNLSGCIGGYYNESSNGNPLEGSLSMTFRINDHYSNNKTLVARDYVKNIVFGNGTLLNTNIAINDSSYKEIKILPMQFSKGIYAVDGVVINNNNTVNVRPGQNVTFILTLDVPFGNVNNLTVVDYFPIPFFNLENFNTTMVGIGTIPTANHWTFTNDTYFCKYLNGSFAYPIVSINAAENTFTACSPGTIYNPLSSNDVAKILITVMATDEPMGDLLNLLNFAQLSYDNSLNVIYSNEVFINLITNEPNLIINKTVDNITVENNTILCYNITVKNIGHSTAYNITVKDDFIDLYKDLIRNGNVVNITACYGNGTKLDINANDLFGDGFKLSKLGYTNVSNNFTISYYVKFNENPNLGQDITNTANITSFYARDNATNFVNSGNQFEYSANASVKAKDLNFSKIYVGSNIIGKDGVTIGENCTFNLTINFPDLIAKNLTINDTVYGLKYLGYNIVNENSVDYDMTINGSNTGIKSDIVIDIHKIIPTSSDDNLTIQLYFTPFDNESSIPLNNLNKTIVNTAVLTYRVNNKTVNIYKSDKLNVYQPKNLINKSFNITEVEGGDAVECVITVFNNGTSISYNTTIIDDLNELINRFIKDNSRDNIEFYLNGIPITENMTWIGNIAVFNLGNLTIGQKVNISFRFSIKKDVIINDTKYVNFANLTYYSMPDNTTNETRTYSSVNGASFYSNATIALINPTIEKILVDSLINGTHYNEYNEASIGEHVLYNIKVHLSNGTYNSITIVDNLPEGFEYIDGSAIFANGTPITDYGNISVNHDENNLKRYITLNFDNLLAQDVIRNNHGNFTINITVLVLNSSSNTMGVSKINNASLNWNNNGSASAKSNLVTIVEPILKINKKFNETNIEGNDNISFNISVGNKGNTPLFNITAIDNITKLTSDIASKDSITYDILLGDIDNVNVSIDYSTGLITIKVKQLNKNQNIVVRFYFKVKDDVLIGNSYLNIVNASGISVPTGEEFRIYSSSANDTIYTKNPTINKTVINSTVLNGKDNITIGENITYCIGANLATGEYNTIIINDTLPNGLRYVNGSVAIYKGETGDVLLNSDEYEVIVENNSIIIKFTNPSTTTKDLIDYYNSKFRVYLNATLLNISSNSANQSKINKAELTWNNLTTKANCIVNVVEPNIIISKNFNKTNNVQGNDSIKIISVVKNNGDSPLFNITVVDNLTELLNRFIENNDRSKIIIKINNQEVNNSVIWNGGVVNVLINQLNVGETANITYEFTLKNSTLINNIPYINNINVTAYSVPVENKEARVYFANSTAKFNLAKPSIDKTVINSSIDNGLNNVTIGEIITYGLNITLPIGNYTNMVINDVLPEGFKFINSSSIGGVTVNVNNGRFINIVVDSFNSNIYDNNLLIKINVLVLNNSSNIEGMVKVNNVNLTLNGDLISNSSVGVRIVEPDISINKTISGHNNDTKYNVNETVEYSIIIKNNGNSPGFNIKINDVLPDDLIYKSVYVNNNSWFVNYDASKKEILINGSYLEKNQSILVIVSCNVNQNISDILGKNITNIANLTYTSANNNENRTYINSDNITISIVLVELAINKTVISQGLYNGDVVYNITIKNNGPNVAHNVIVKDIIPDGLIFKSINTDYSIDGNIIKWLVNSLHSGESLSFILNAKINRTGNITNIVNVSADENETNLTNNVNNVTIEVPNTVDLSVVKSSNVSSVNYGDYISYNIIVFNNGPDLATCVNVTDVLPNGFVFASSNASKGNYNPVTGLWIIGDLSSGDKVALTIIVKANCTGNVTNFVNVASNELDWNLSNNKDNVTVEILESVDLIVNKTIIDSFNNTIIYQVTVKNDGPINATRVNVTDIVLSKNLIYVSSNATKGYYDNNTGIWDIGDLESGEAENIIIVFNMAMNGTIINFVNVSGNEFDRNISNNKDNVSYLPIADLEVKKFSNIKIINIGDKMVYTIVVINHGPNTAINACAVDSLSNKLKFINFTATKGIYDFNTGYWYIGNLSSNDIVVLNITCIAEKSGIIDNVVILSSNTTDNNMGNNIADCNVTVNDKINPNGNYSKNISHISQYSKNISHISQNSNLIFVQKTGNPLIVLILSLICLFGLGFNLKRKK